Proteins co-encoded in one Methanotorris formicicus Mc-S-70 genomic window:
- a CDS encoding class I SAM-dependent methyltransferase, with protein sequence MVLERMDALKESENLVEKEMHISRYKYAANIINSHIYHNNYKKSLSNSKYKVLDIACGLGYGSYLLNKLTGASVVGVDIDKKR encoded by the coding sequence ATGGTATTAGAGAGGATGGATGCCTTAAAAGAAAGTGAAAATTTGGTAGAAAAAGAAATGCATATTAGTAGATATAAATATGCCGCTAATATCATAAATTCTCATATTTATCATAACAATTATAAAAAATCATTATCTAACTCAAAATATAAAGTTTTAGATATTGCTTGTGGCTTGGGATATGGATCATATCTCCTAAATAAATTAACCGGAGCTTCTGTCGTGGGTGTGGACATAGATAAAAAGAGGTAA
- a CDS encoding HEPN domain-containing protein: MGDSEFNIKYAKLFIKRAEEDLEVANVLLKTNHYPDSIYHSQQCAEKAVKSILILNNVIVRRHIVSGIFRDVIYRIDIEESWKEKLLYLIPKIESLEEHWVMPRYPEPYFGEFWNPLDEYTKEDAEECIKNAEEVLKVVKGFLKEKYGLE; the protein is encoded by the coding sequence ATGGGAGATAGCGAGTTTAATATAAAATATGCTAAATTGTTTATAAAAAGAGCTGAAGAGGACTTAGAGGTTGCAAATGTCTTATTGAAAACAAATCATTATCCTGATTCCATTTATCACTCTCAACAATGTGCTGAAAAGGCAGTAAAATCAATTTTGATTTTAAATAATGTTATTGTTAGGAGACATATTGTTTCAGGAATATTTAGAGATGTTATATATAGAATAGATATTGAGGAGTCATGGAAAGAGAAATTACTTTATTTAATACCTAAAATTGAGAGTTTAGAAGAACACTGGGTTATGCCAAGATATCCAGAACCATATTTTGGTGAATTTTGGAATCCATTAGATGAATATACTAAAGAAGATGCAGAAGAATGTATTAAAAATGCAGAGGAAGTTTTAAAAGTTGTTAAGGGCTTTTTAAAAGAAAAATATGGTTTAGAGTAA
- a CDS encoding PKD domain-containing protein translates to MKTLPMILSILLVLGVLPLSFASDENVAIVVSTPADAIVAAPYAKAMGYLLVYTPTDELSDNAKRELERNNINKVIIVGGPVAVSNNVENELKSDLKLKIERIWGETRVETSQKVFETLIKEKPEITKNIVITEGFNENVSPVAVSFNAPILYYAPGKENKTIETLKLVKDAENVIIIGTTVPPKVKDIASSIAKKTIIATGKDDTVIKTALSYVAKINPNVKNEEVAVVYSEIDKDPILDAIMNFVEGRVNAIVPLPEKSRDTIEKIIGKIATFTSKISIACDVPSVSDIISSIASKTDITTVSTVTPTFAKSVTTKYRPPVVVDNKPTINKFDISTDGLKTAFTINVSDDNGLKKIVLTYGDGTKFEKEISGTSYSLNISRNYLMQGVYTATLTVYDNKDQANTASKSVNLRYFDITPEHISKTILSGNINESIPITIKNYQNKTISINAISPTGLNVSINNNSINTTGSVICRIINTSALTSGKAYQAKVVFALDKHPEINKTFVLDIIIPKIENKTTTSGKTVSLQIVNTTVAENTSIEINDNTTNAFIVNTTVGDKSIDIIIPTTNTSDTSTIENTTIHLENIKEVLERAEKVKNTSTLTEETIRPVVIASKDVNNVSVDVKNVTIDETKNEATINTEISFNKSTNDTYVVVAIPVGNNSVSKVYKEGLGTIPEYDGTGTQINYFRYDATNGILTLFLKDDPLVSITLSVKVVNQPPVISYTYIEDGLNVLINASESYDPEGKTLTFKWLAPGNQSVSYLEDGKTINITYPKSGTYDITLIVSDGVYEVSSVITVSVTQPVAEKPAIKVIANGKTIEFAGQSDNTLTISTPHTIKFPTIDATVNVVDKEDTEKGVRIYFKDNESVESIIKAMNVFNKIAYDEEGVNITYYNPEMKGKNVSLIIIPDRNEFRNAMNKLLNGDATKFFELLNNSYGTTTVDSNGYAKFTITANSSHKDDIVLILDNESYIDNTYAKILAVGGFEVMKYNMTLTFNGTDVFNTTTYIISLNDTPSNPVRYGLAMINKNVGITLDVIGTNPNNNLFNVSVVGNNGSEIVVENNDFITLSASKINDIIGTIFTPDTASATYSSIITNSTVSLDLNNVSDAYVIGIAYDTVDKKIVAVEQQ, encoded by the coding sequence ATGAAAACATTACCCATGATCTTATCCATATTGCTCGTTCTTGGAGTACTACCCTTAAGTTTTGCCTCAGATGAAAATGTGGCAATTGTTGTGTCAACTCCAGCAGATGCCATTGTTGCAGCACCTTATGCTAAAGCAATGGGATACTTACTTGTGTATACACCAACAGATGAGTTATCAGATAATGCGAAAAGAGAACTTGAAAGAAATAACATAAATAAAGTAATAATTGTTGGGGGACCTGTTGCAGTTAGTAACAATGTAGAAAATGAATTAAAATCTGATTTAAAATTAAAAATTGAAAGGATCTGGGGGGAGACAAGAGTAGAAACTTCTCAGAAAGTCTTTGAGACCTTAATTAAAGAGAAACCAGAAATAACAAAAAACATAGTAATTACAGAGGGATTCAACGAAAATGTATCTCCAGTAGCAGTAAGTTTTAATGCTCCTATTCTATACTATGCACCTGGTAAAGAGAACAAAACCATTGAAACATTGAAGTTGGTTAAAGATGCTGAAAATGTCATTATCATTGGAACCACAGTACCTCCAAAAGTTAAAGATATTGCATCAAGTATTGCAAAGAAAACCATTATAGCAACAGGTAAGGATGATACGGTTATAAAAACTGCCTTATCCTATGTCGCTAAAATAAATCCAAATGTTAAAAATGAAGAAGTAGCAGTTGTTTATTCTGAAATAGATAAAGATCCAATATTAGATGCAATTATGAACTTTGTTGAGGGAAGAGTTAATGCAATTGTGCCCCTTCCTGAAAAAAGTAGAGATACTATAGAAAAAATAATTGGTAAAATAGCAACATTTACCTCTAAAATATCAATCGCATGCGATGTTCCTAGTGTAAGTGATATTATATCAAGTATCGCCTCTAAAACAGATATAACAACAGTATCAACTGTAACACCAACATTTGCAAAATCAGTAACTACAAAATATAGACCACCAGTAGTAGTGGATAATAAACCAACAATAAACAAATTCGATATTTCAACCGATGGTTTGAAGACAGCATTCACTATAAATGTAAGTGATGATAACGGATTGAAAAAAATCGTATTAACATATGGTGATGGAACTAAATTTGAAAAAGAAATTTCAGGAACTTCATATAGTTTGAATATATCAAGAAATTACCTAATGCAAGGAGTATATACTGCAACTTTAACCGTATATGACAATAAAGATCAAGCAAATACAGCATCTAAATCTGTAAATTTAAGATACTTTGATATAACTCCAGAACATATATCAAAAACAATCCTTAGTGGAAATATAAATGAATCCATTCCAATAACAATTAAAAACTACCAAAATAAAACTATATCAATAAATGCTATATCTCCAACTGGCCTTAACGTATCAATAAATAATAATTCAATAAATACCACTGGTAGTGTAATATGCAGGATTATAAATACGTCAGCACTAACATCTGGAAAAGCATACCAAGCAAAAGTTGTATTTGCCTTAGATAAACATCCAGAAATAAATAAAACATTTGTACTAGACATTATAATTCCAAAAATAGAAAACAAAACCACAACATCAGGTAAAACTGTCTCATTACAGATTGTAAATACAACCGTTGCAGAAAATACAAGCATTGAAATAAACGATAACACTACAAATGCATTTATTGTAAATACAACAGTGGGCGACAAATCAATAGATATTATAATTCCAACAACGAACACTTCAGACACATCAACAATAGAAAATACAACCATTCATTTAGAAAATATTAAAGAGGTATTAGAAAGAGCTGAAAAAGTTAAAAACACATCAACATTAACAGAGGAAACTATAAGGCCAGTAGTTATTGCAAGTAAGGATGTAAATAACGTATCAGTGGATGTTAAAAACGTCACCATTGATGAAACTAAAAACGAGGCTACAATAAACACAGAAATAAGCTTTAATAAATCTACAAACGATACGTATGTTGTTGTGGCAATACCAGTCGGTAATAACTCAGTAAGTAAGGTATATAAAGAAGGTTTAGGTACCATTCCAGAATATGATGGAACAGGAACCCAAATAAATTACTTCAGATACGATGCAACTAATGGTATCTTGACATTATTCCTAAAAGATGACCCATTGGTAAGTATTACATTAAGTGTAAAGGTAGTAAATCAGCCACCTGTAATATCATACACATACATTGAAGATGGACTGAATGTGTTAATAAATGCCTCAGAATCTTACGACCCAGAAGGTAAAACTTTAACATTCAAATGGTTAGCACCAGGAAACCAGAGTGTTTCATACCTCGAGGATGGAAAAACAATAAACATAACCTACCCAAAAAGTGGAACTTATGATATCACATTGATTGTATCAGATGGGGTTTATGAAGTTTCATCAGTAATTACAGTTTCAGTAACACAGCCAGTTGCAGAAAAACCAGCAATAAAAGTCATAGCAAATGGAAAAACTATTGAATTTGCAGGGCAATCAGACAATACATTAACAATTTCAACACCGCACACAATTAAATTCCCAACAATAGACGCAACAGTAAATGTGGTAGATAAAGAAGATACTGAAAAAGGTGTAAGGATTTACTTCAAAGATAACGAAAGTGTTGAATCAATAATCAAAGCAATGAATGTCTTCAACAAAATTGCCTATGATGAAGAAGGGGTTAATATAACTTACTACAACCCAGAAATGAAAGGAAAAAACGTCTCATTAATAATAATACCAGATAGAAATGAGTTCAGAAATGCAATGAATAAATTATTAAATGGAGATGCAACGAAATTCTTTGAGTTATTGAACAATAGCTATGGAACAACAACTGTCGATAGTAATGGATATGCAAAATTCACAATAACAGCAAATTCATCACACAAGGATGATATTGTCTTAATCCTTGATAATGAAAGTTATATAGATAATACCTATGCAAAAATCCTTGCAGTTGGTGGATTTGAAGTAATGAAATACAATATGACATTGACATTCAATGGAACAGACGTGTTTAATACAACAACATACATTATATCATTAAACGACACACCATCAAATCCAGTAAGATATGGATTAGCAATGATAAATAAAAATGTAGGAATAACATTAGATGTAATTGGAACAAATCCAAACAATAACTTATTCAATGTCTCAGTAGTTGGGAATAATGGAAGCGAAATCGTTGTAGAAAACAATGATTTCATAACATTAAGTGCATCAAAAATAAATGATATAATAGGAACAATATTTACACCAGATACTGCGTCAGCAACATACAGTTCAATTATAACCAACAGCACAGTTTCATTAGACCTCAATAATGTATCAGACGCTTATGTGATAGGAATAGCCTATGATACAGTAGATAAAAAGATTGTTGCAGTAGAACAGCAATAA
- a CDS encoding glycosyltransferase family 4 protein gives MEIMFIFPTSLRTFGGVSNWAKEILPRLHEKEIDIRVFASSFTDFSPNLTNETIETLSKEGIFYKELPIIETLKKFYIVPFKGNSLLKIKTFAKKADVVYTQNIFLGQDVQLLKIKKDIERPFIIGYHTHIYNGKILHDLITKLWLLRRWKSFSAHHVLTLEQQKFLLSHGYKNVRCIPNGVNTRQYLPGKMSEKNENYAVLFIGKLCNLKGVDIILECAKDIYKKYGNEIKFVFAGDGPLKNKVIEYSKRYSNIEYKGFVYGKNKLELYKTAHTFVLPSKAEGLPLVILEAMASGLYVISSSDYGIIPSGNIVDDKIKTKKYYLYQAIIKSYSLWESSEFKFNKICKNNRTVAEEFDWDNIVKKFVSFLKEVSLWY, from the coding sequence ATGGAAATAATGTTTATTTTTCCTACTAGTTTAAGAACTTTTGGGGGGGTTAGTAATTGGGCCAAAGAAATTTTACCAAGACTCCACGAAAAAGAAATTGATATCAGAGTATTTGCTTCGTCTTTTACAGATTTTTCTCCAAATTTAACAAATGAAACAATTGAGACCCTAAGTAAAGAAGGCATATTTTATAAAGAATTGCCAATCATAGAAACTCTCAAAAAGTTTTATATTGTGCCATTTAAAGGTAATTCCTTGTTAAAAATTAAAACATTTGCTAAAAAAGCTGATGTAGTTTACACTCAGAATATTTTTTTAGGGCAGGATGTTCAATTATTAAAAATAAAAAAAGATATTGAAAGACCTTTTATTATTGGATATCATACACACATTTACAACGGAAAAATATTACATGATTTAATTACAAAATTATGGCTATTAAGACGTTGGAAAAGCTTTTCAGCCCATCATGTGTTGACATTAGAACAACAAAAATTTTTGTTATCACATGGTTATAAAAATGTGCGTTGTATTCCTAATGGGGTAAATACCAGACAATATTTACCAGGAAAGATGTCTGAAAAGAATGAAAATTATGCTGTTCTATTCATTGGCAAACTTTGCAATCTCAAGGGAGTAGACATTATATTAGAGTGTGCCAAGGACATCTATAAAAAATATGGTAATGAGATAAAGTTCGTATTTGCTGGAGATGGTCCATTAAAAAATAAAGTTATAGAATATTCAAAAAGATACAGTAATATTGAATATAAGGGGTTTGTTTATGGAAAAAATAAATTAGAATTATACAAAACTGCCCATACATTTGTTTTACCTTCAAAGGCTGAAGGTTTGCCGTTAGTGATATTAGAAGCAATGGCTTCAGGTTTATATGTGATATCTTCTTCTGATTATGGGATAATTCCATCTGGTAATATAGTTGACGACAAAATTAAAACAAAAAAATATTATTTATATCAGGCTATAATAAAAAGTTACTCTTTGTGGGAATCTTCAGAATTTAAATTTAATAAAATCTGTAAGAACAATAGAACTGTGGCTGAAGAATTTGATTGGGATAATATTGTTAAAAAATTTGTAAGTTTTTTAAAAGAGGTGAGTTTATGGTATTAG
- a CDS encoding glycosyltransferase family 4 protein → MKILMMSWKCIKHPWRGGAEFVTYEYLKRLSEKGHECVWFTPKFKGCLEKENIDGIEIIRDFNIYTINFNAWRKYFSEFKGKFDVVIDQVNGIPFFTPLYIKEPKILFIHHYEGVVWDYEMPFPLNKIGKFAERNFLRLYKNIPTICVSPSTKKDLINLGFKEENVHVIYNGCDVKPLEKIDFEEKEESTICFVSRLTPMKRVEHAIKAVYYVKKEIPDVKLWILGSPKKESYLYKLKNLVNKLGLEKNVKFFGFVPFEKRNEIIKKSQILVVTSVKEGWGLNVIEANALGVPVIGYRVSGLVDSIKDGYNGLLVEDGNIEELSKTLIKILKDDDLRKKLSKNAVEWAKQFSWDKSAEEFERVLEMVINNE, encoded by the coding sequence ATGAAAATTTTAATGATGTCATGGAAATGTATAAAACATCCATGGAGGGGAGGGGCTGAATTCGTTACTTATGAATATTTAAAAAGATTGTCTGAAAAAGGTCATGAATGTGTTTGGTTTACCCCAAAGTTTAAGGGATGTTTAGAGAAAGAAAATATTGATGGAATAGAAATTATTAGGGATTTTAATATTTATACTATAAATTTTAATGCATGGAGAAAATATTTTTCTGAATTTAAAGGGAAGTTTGATGTTGTTATTGACCAAGTTAATGGTATTCCGTTTTTTACACCGTTATATATAAAAGAACCAAAAATACTCTTTATACATCATTATGAAGGGGTTGTTTGGGACTATGAAATGCCATTCCCTCTAAACAAGATAGGTAAGTTTGCAGAGAGGAATTTTTTAAGATTATATAAAAACATCCCAACAATTTGCGTCTCCCCCTCAACAAAAAAAGATTTGATTAACTTAGGATTTAAAGAAGAAAATGTCCATGTTATTTATAATGGATGCGATGTTAAACCATTAGAAAAAATTGATTTTGAAGAAAAAGAAGAAAGTACTATTTGTTTTGTTTCAAGATTAACACCAATGAAAAGAGTTGAGCATGCAATTAAAGCAGTTTATTATGTTAAAAAAGAAATTCCAGATGTAAAGTTATGGATTTTGGGAAGTCCAAAGAAAGAAAGTTATTTATATAAATTAAAAAATTTGGTTAATAAGTTAGGGTTAGAAAAAAATGTTAAATTCTTTGGCTTTGTCCCTTTTGAAAAGAGAAATGAGATAATTAAAAAAAGTCAAATCTTAGTAGTAACTTCCGTTAAAGAAGGGTGGGGTTTGAATGTTATTGAAGCTAATGCTCTTGGTGTGCCTGTTATTGGTTATAGGGTTTCAGGGTTGGTAGATTCTATTAAGGATGGTTATAATGGTTTATTAGTAGAGGATGGAAATATTGAAGAGTTATCCAAGACCTTAATTAAAATTTTAAAAGATGATGATTTAAGGAAAAAGTTAAGTAAAAATGCTGTTGAATGGGCTAAGCAATTTAGTTGGGATAAAAGTGCTGAAGAATTTGAAAGAGTTTTGGAGATGGTGATAAATAATGAATGA
- a CDS encoding nucleotidyltransferase domain-containing protein, whose protein sequence is MDKEKLNKILNEFLEKCKEKFGDDLISIILFGSYARGSATKYSDVDLLVIANNLPKRRIDRYKVLRNEILHFIFKYGVNISPILIEPRDLSPKDINPLIYGILTGYKIIYDKNNFWRNYIEKIKPIIKRTKPVFIDGDKEWEIASLI, encoded by the coding sequence ATGGATAAAGAAAAATTAAATAAAATCTTAAATGAATTTTTAGAAAAATGCAAGGAAAAATTTGGTGATGATTTAATCTCAATAATTTTATTTGGTTCTTATGCGAGAGGAAGTGCTACAAAATACTCTGATGTTGATTTATTAGTTATTGCTAATAACTTACCAAAAAGAAGAATTGATAGGTATAAAGTTTTAAGGAATGAGATATTACATTTTATTTTTAAATATGGAGTTAATATTTCTCCAATATTGATTGAACCAAGAGATTTGTCACCCAAAGATATAAATCCATTAATTTATGGTATTTTAACTGGCTATAAAATAATTTATGATAAAAACAACTTCTGGAGAAATTATATTGAGAAGATAAAGCCAATTATTAAAAGGACCAAACCAGTATTTATTGATGGGGATAAGGAATGGGAGATAGCGAGTTTAATATAA
- a CDS encoding nucleotidyltransferase domain-containing protein, which translates to MNEKMLNKILNESLQKCKEKFDDDLISIILFGSYARGTATKYSDVDLLVIANNLPKRRIDRYKIIKDIDLEILKKYHITISPILIKPEELSTKSINPLIYGILTGYKVIYDKNNFWKNYIEKIKPIIKKEGAIYVERDKEWNIAELI; encoded by the coding sequence ATGAATGAAAAAATGTTAAATAAAATCTTAAATGAATCCCTACAAAAATGCAAGGAAAAATTTGATGATGATTTAATATCAATAATTTTATTTGGTTCTTATGCAAGGGGAACTGCTACAAAATACTCTGATGTTGATTTATTAGTTATTGCTAATAACTTACCAAAAAGAAGAATTGATAGGTATAAAATTATAAAAGACATTGACTTAGAGATTCTCAAAAAATATCACATAACCATATCTCCAATCTTAATTAAACCAGAGGAGTTATCAACTAAATCAATAAATCCATTAATTTATGGTATTTTAACTGGCTATAAAGTTATTTATGACAAAAACAATTTCTGGAAAAATTATATTGAAAAAATAAAGCCAATTATAAAAAAAGAAGGGGCTATTTATGTTGAGAGGGATAAAGAATGGAACATAGCAGAGTTAATTTAA
- a CDS encoding HEPN domain-containing protein, with amino-acid sequence MEHSRVNLSKYFLSMAEEDLEIAKVLLKTEHYAGSVFHSQQCIEKSIKSVLILFGVFIKTHYVSNLLVRNLDKFDEYWKERFDSLLPIIRELERHWALPRYPEPMGEEVWNPLDNYTKEDAEECIKNAEEVLKVVNGFLKEKYGLG; translated from the coding sequence ATGGAACATAGCAGAGTTAATTTAAGCAAATACTTTTTATCTATGGCAGAGGAAGATTTAGAAATTGCCAAGGTTTTGTTAAAGACAGAACACTATGCTGGCTCTGTCTTTCACTCTCAACAGTGTATTGAAAAATCCATTAAATCTGTCTTAATTTTATTTGGGGTTTTTATAAAAACACACTATGTCTCAAATCTACTGGTAAGAAATTTGGATAAGTTTGATGAATATTGGAAAGAGAGATTTGATAGTTTGTTACCAATAATAAGGGAATTGGAAAGGCATTGGGCTTTGCCTCGCTATCCTGAACCAATGGGGGAGGAGGTGTGGAATCCATTGGATAATTATACCAAAGAAGATGCAGAAGAATGTATTAAAAATGCAGAGGAAGTTTTAAAAGTTGTTAATGGCTTTTTAAAAGAAAAATATGGTTTAGGGTAA
- a CDS encoding glycosyltransferase family 2 protein, with protein MVELSIIMPCYKGEKFIENSIGEVEKVVSEFCNDFEVIVVVDGFVDKTYEIAKKLEEEFGNLKVVGYEKNRGKGYAIKYGLRFCEGDYIALLDSDLDYHPKALKWFLGKIKNDNVDVVIGNRRDKNSVFEYSLLRKFLSYCFNAYVNLMFPELKLRDTQAGIKMFKHDVIEDLFNNNYKSINGYAFDICILVLARRKGYEIGYAPCIFKQKFTGIGSGVGLIKTIYKMGSDVIKLKMRLK; from the coding sequence ATGGTTGAGTTGTCTATTATTATGCCATGTTATAAAGGGGAGAAATTTATTGAAAATTCTATTGGAGAAGTTGAAAAAGTTGTTAGTGAATTTTGTAATGATTTTGAAGTTATTGTTGTAGTTGATGGATTTGTTGATAAAACTTATGAGATTGCTAAAAAGTTAGAGGAAGAGTTTGGTAATTTAAAAGTTGTTGGATATGAGAAAAATAGGGGGAAAGGTTATGCTATTAAATATGGTTTAAGATTTTGTGAGGGAGATTATATAGCTTTGTTGGATAGCGATTTGGATTATCATCCCAAGGCTTTGAAGTGGTTTCTTGGAAAAATTAAAAATGATAATGTTGATGTTGTTATTGGAAATAGAAGGGATAAAAATAGCGTATTTGAGTATTCACTACTTAGAAAATTTTTGAGTTATTGTTTTAATGCTTATGTGAATTTGATGTTTCCAGAGTTAAAACTTAGGGACACTCAGGCAGGTATTAAAATGTTTAAGCATGATGTGATAGAAGATTTATTCAACAATAATTATAAATCAATAAATGGATATGCTTTTGATATATGCATTTTAGTTTTGGCAAGAAGAAAAGGATATGAAATAGGCTATGCCCCTTGTATATTCAAGCAGAAATTTACAGGAATTGGTTCAGGAGTTGGATTGATAAAAACGATTTATAAAATGGGTAGTGATGTTATTAAGTTGAAAATGAGGTTGAAATAA
- a CDS encoding glycosyltransferase family 2 protein, with the protein MDKNPLVSVVIPTHNRKKHVERLINSILENIYKNIEMIVVDDASTDGTYEYLKEKFGSLTNFKIVRNNKNLLLAGSRNKGISLSKGELIFLIDDDNVLDKNCIENLVKVITSDNKIGMVGPIMYYWKDKKRIWWAGTKRNMITSRTYFIGRDLPLPNEEIWETDDFPNAFMVKREVIEEVGVFDEKIFAIQYDEADFGIRVRQNGYKCLVVKNAIIYHDMSLPEEMDKDRQFHVYDEKRAYYMGRNRIIFHKKYSKWWQFLIFILVFNWLVMGYYLKVILSESKKPFKERLKIAKAYIKGIFAI; encoded by the coding sequence ATGGATAAAAATCCACTGGTTTCCGTAGTAATTCCAACACATAATAGAAAAAAACATGTTGAACGGTTAATAAATTCAATTTTAGAAAATATTTATAAAAACATTGAAATGATTGTAGTAGATGATGCTTCAACTGATGGAACTTATGAATATCTCAAAGAAAAATTTGGTAGTTTAACTAATTTCAAAATTGTAAGAAATAATAAAAATCTGTTGTTAGCAGGCAGTAGAAATAAAGGTATAAGTTTATCAAAAGGCGAATTGATTTTTTTAATTGATGATGATAATGTATTGGATAAGAATTGTATCGAAAATTTAGTAAAAGTTATCACTTCGGATAATAAAATAGGAATGGTTGGACCCATAATGTATTATTGGAAAGATAAAAAAAGAATTTGGTGGGCAGGAACAAAAAGAAATATGATAACCAGTAGAACTTATTTTATTGGTAGAGATTTACCTTTACCAAATGAAGAAATATGGGAAACAGATGATTTTCCTAATGCTTTTATGGTAAAACGGGAGGTGATAGAAGAAGTTGGAGTATTTGACGAAAAAATATTTGCAATTCAGTATGATGAGGCAGATTTTGGAATTAGAGTGAGGCAAAATGGATATAAATGTTTAGTTGTTAAAAATGCTATTATTTATCATGATATGTCTCTTCCAGAAGAAATGGATAAAGATAGGCAATTCCATGTGTATGATGAAAAAAGAGCATATTATATGGGAAGAAATAGAATTATTTTTCATAAAAAATATTCTAAATGGTGGCAGTTCTTGATTTTTATTTTGGTATTTAACTGGTTAGTAATGGGGTATTATTTAAAAGTTATATTGTCTGAATCTAAAAAACCATTTAAAGAGAGGCTAAAAATAGCAAAGGCATATATAAAAGGGATATTTGCAATATAA